A single region of the Bos mutus isolate GX-2022 chromosome 24, NWIPB_WYAK_1.1, whole genome shotgun sequence genome encodes:
- the DSG3 gene encoding desmoglein-3 — translation MAWLPFRTTGALAILMVVLLVHGELRIQTKGQYEEYETAIQGKRRYKREWVKFARPCREGEDNSNRNPIAKITSDFEATQKITYHISGIGIDQPPFGIFVVDRNTGEINITAIVDREVTPSFQITCRALNALGQDVEKPLILTVKILDINDNAPVFSQSIFQGEIEENSASNSLVMILNATDADEPNHLNSKIAFKIISQEPAGTSMFLLSRHTGEVHTLTNSLDREQVSSYRLVVSGADRDGEGLSSQCECSIKVKDVNDNFPTFRESQYLARIEENTLSSELLRIQVIDLDEEFTDNWLADFFFTSGNEGHWFEIETDPRTNEGILKVVKSLDYEQVQSMQLGIAVKNKAEFHQSVISQYQVQSTPLIVQVINVREGIAFRPSSKTFTVRKGISSRQLINYVLGTYQAIDEDTGEVASFVRYVLGRNDGGLLMIDSETAEIKFVKNIDRDVTFIVNKTITAEVLAIDENTGKTSTGTIFVLVPDFNEKCPTIALEKEAVCSSSPYVVVRASPLERDKYAGPYEFSVEDQSLKLPVVWSISGRDATSALLTAPQPVSPGVYRISVMVTDSEGRRCEEPESLTLEVCQCDYRDICLNVYPTSITNPIIGERSGRMGAAAIGLLFLGLLLLLLALLLLLTCDCGAGPIGGVTGGFVPVPDGSEGTIHPWGIEGAQPEDKEITNICVPPITANGVDFMENSEVCTNTYAGGTVVEGASGMELTTNLGAAAGSGGAAGFGATAGLSNFSVGQSGTMRTRHSTGGTNKDFGEGAINMKFLDSYFSQKAFACADEDDSQEANDCLLIYDNEGIEAPSSPVGSLGCCSFIADDFDESFLDSLGPKFKKLAEISLGMDDETKSSQPPTKDSSSRVDACGQHVQVQQSESVRYQTLSGSQGASALSASSSVLQPAVSITDPLQHGSYLVTETYSASSGSLVQPPAAVFDPLLTQNVIVTERVICPTPSITGNLHGPTELRGSDSKIFTEDPSSRLI, via the exons ATGGCTTGGCTCCCTTTCAGAACCACAGGGGCTCTGGCCATTTTAATG GTGGTTCTTTTGGTTCATGGAGAATTGAGAATACAG ACAAAAGGACAATACGAAGAATATGAGACCGCAATACAAGGCAAAAGGAGATACAAACGTGAGTGGGTGAAATTCGCAAGACCCTgcagagaaggagaagacaaCTCGAACAGAAATCCAATTGCCAAA ATTACTTCAGACTTCGAAGCAACCCAGAAAATTACCTACCACATCTCGGGAATAGGAATTGATCAGCCCCCTTTTGGAATCTTTGTCGTTGACAGAAACACTGGGGAAATTAACATAACAGCCATAGTTGATAGAGAAGTAACCCCAAGCTTCCAG ATTACGTGTCGTGCTCTCAACGCCCTAGGACAAGACGTAGAAAAACCACTTATACTAACAGTCAAAATTTTAGATATAAACGACAATGCTCCAGTATTTTCACAAAGCATATTCCAGggtgaaattgaagaaaatagtgCTTCGA ACTCACTGGTGATGATACTAAATGCCACAGACGCAGATGAACCGAACCACCTGAACTCTAAAATTGCCTTCAAAATCATCTCTCAGGAACCTGCAGGCACATCCATGTTCCTCCTAAGCAGACACACAGGGGAAGTCCACACTTTGACCAATTCACTTGATCGAGAG cAAGTTAGCAGCTATCGCCTGGTTGTGAGTGGTGcagacagagatggagaaggactaTCATCTCAGTGTGAATGTAGCATTAAAGTGAAAGATGTCAATGATAATTTCCCCACATTCAGAGAATCACAG tatttagcAAGGATTGAAGAAAACACTTTAAGTTCTGAGTTGCTTCGAATTCAAGTAATAGATTTGGACGAAGAGTTCACTGATAATTGGCTTGCAGACTTCTTCTTCACGTCTGGAAATGAAGGGCATTGGTTTGAAATAGAAACTGATCCCAGAACTAACGAAGGTATCCTGAAAGTAGTTAAG TCTCTAGATTATGAACAAGTACAGAGCATGCAACTTGGTATCGCCGTCAAAAACAAAGCTGAATTTCACCAATCCGTAATCTCTCAATATCAAGTCCAGTCAACCCCACTCATAGTTCAAGTAATAAATGTGAGGGAAGGAATTGCATTCCGTCCTTCTTCCAAGACATTTACTGTCCGAAAAGGCATAAGTAGTAGACAGTTGATCAATTACGTCCTGGGAACCTATCAAGCCATTGATGAAGACACTGGTGAAGTTGCGTCATTTGTCAg ATATGTCTTGGGACGTAATGATGGTGGTTTGCTAATGATTGATTCAGAAACTGCTGAAATCAAATTTGTCAAAAACATTGATCGAGATGTTACTTTCATAGTTAACAAGACAATCACAGCTGAAGTTCTGGCCATAGatg AAAACACCGGTAAAACTTCAACAGGCACCATATTTGTCCTAGTACCTGATTTTAATGAAAAGTGTCCAACAattgccctggaaaaggaagcagTCTGTAGTTCGTCACCTTACGTGGTTGTCAGAGCTTCACCACTGGAAAGGGATAAATATGCTGGCCCCTATGAATTTTCAGTGGAAGACCAAAGCCTAAAACTTCCAGTTGTATGGAGTATCTCAGGAAGAGATG CTACATCCGCACTCCTCACAGCCCCACAGCCAGTCTCTCCCGGAGTGTACAGAATCTCCGTCATGGTCACGGACAGTGAGGGGAGGCGGTGCGAGGAACCAGAGAGCTTGACCCTGGAAGTCTGCCAATGTGACTACAGGGACATCTGTCTAAATGTGTATCCAACCAGCATCACTAATCCCATAATTGGAGAGAGGTCTGGGAGGATGGGGGCTGCCGCCATCGGTCTGCTATTCCTCGGCCTTTTGCTGCTACTGT TGGCTCTCCTCCTGCTGCTGACCTGTGACTGTGGGGCAGGTCCTATTGGGGGAGTGACCGGTGGATTTGTCCCGGTGCCGGATGGTTCAGAAGGAACAATTCACCCGTGGGGAATTGAAGGAGCCCAACCTGAAGACAAG GAAATCACAAATATCTGTGTGCCACCTATAACTGCCAATGGAGTTGATTTCATGGAAAATTCTG AAGTCTGTACAAATACATATGCTGGAGGGACGGTGGTAGAAGGAGCTTCGGGAATGGAACTGACCACCAATCTTGGAGCAGCTGCAGGATCTGGGGGTGCCGCGGGGTTCGGAGCAACCGCTGGTCTGAGCAACTTTTCCGTGGGACAGTCCGGGACGATGAGAACAAGGCATTCCACGGGAGGAACCAACAAGGACTTTGGGGAAGGGGCAATAAACATGAAATTCCTGGACTCCTACTTTTCTCAG AAAGCATTTGCCTGTGCAGATGAAGACGACAGCCAGGAAGCAAATGACTGCTTGCTGATCTATGATAATGAAGGAATCGAGGCCCCCAGTTCTCCCGTCGGCTCCCTGGGTTGTTGCAGTTTTATTGCCGATGATTTTGACGAGAGTTTCTTGGACTCCCTCGGCCCCAAATTTAAAAAGCTGGCCGAGATAAGCCTCGGGATGGATGACGAAACCAAAAGCTCTCAGCCGCCTACCAAAGACAGCAGTTCTAGGGTTGACGCCTGTGGCCAACACGTACAAGTCCAGCAGTCAGAGTCTGTTAGGTACCAGACTTTGTCAGGCAGCCAGGGGGCATCTGCGCTGTCTGCTTCCAGTTCTGTCCTGCAGCCCGCCGTTTCCATCACTGACCCTTTGCAGCATGGTAGCTATCTGGTAACGGAGACTTACTCGGCTTCTTCTGGTTCCCTTGTGCAACCTCCCGCTGCCGTTTTTGATCCACTTCTCACGCAAAATGTGATAGTGACGGAAAGAGTGATTTGTCCTACTCCTAGTATCACTGGCAACCTACATGGTCCTACAGAGCTACGAGGATCAGACAGTAAGATCTTTACAGAAGATCCTTCTTCCCGTCTGATATAA